In Oncorhynchus nerka isolate Pitt River linkage group LG21, Oner_Uvic_2.0, whole genome shotgun sequence, the following are encoded in one genomic region:
- the LOC115104135 gene encoding frizzled-2-like, with protein sequence MKMDFQTSCVTFFALIMPSMMVSAQGDNGIAFPDHGFCQPISIPLCTDIAYNQTIMPNLVGHYNQEDAGLEVHQFYPLVKVQCSPELKFFLCSMYAPVCTVLEKAIPPCRSICERAKHGCEALMNKFGFQWPERLRCENFPVLGDGHICVGQNESTATAPPVHMPVPGTPGVHVYSTSDRPFRCPSVLKVPTYLNYSFLGELDCGAPCEHSRSSGGYMFFNDKEIYFARIWILIWSSLCCASTLFTVTTYLVDMQRFKYPERPIIFLSGCYTMVSIAYIAGYFLGDKVVCNDSFTPDGYKTIVQGTKKEGCTILFMMLYFFSMASSIWWVILSLTWFLAAGMKWGHEAIEANSQYFHLAAWAVPAVKTISILAMGQIEGDVLSGVCFVGLNSLNPIRGFVLAPLFIYLFIGTSFLLAGFVSLFRIRTIMKHDGTKTEKLERLMVRIGVFSVLYTVPATIVIACFFYEQAFRHHWERSWVSRNCKGLAIPCPMQYTPRMTPDFTVYMIKYLMTLIVGITSGFWIWSGKTLHSWRKFYTRLSNGRHGETTV encoded by the coding sequence ATGAAAATGGATTTTCAAACGAGTTGTGTGACTTTTTTCGCACTGATCATGCCGTCAATGATGGTATCAGCGCAAGGGGATAATGGCATTGCTTTCCCGGACCACGGATTTTGCCAGCCTATTTCAATCCCACTATGCACGGACATCGCCTACAATCAAACTATCATGCCCAATCTGGTGGGACATTACAATCAAGAGGACGCAGGACTGGAGGTGCACCAGTTTTACCCATTGGTAAAGGTACAGTGCTCGCCGGAACTTAAATTCTTCCTATGTTCAATGTATGCGCCTGTTTGTACAGTTTTGGAAAAGGCCATTCCACCCTGTCGCTCAATTTGCGAGAGGGCAAAGCACGGCTGCGAGGCGCTCATGAATAAATTCGGGTTCCAATGGCCAGAACGCCTCCGGTGCGAGAATTTCCCCGTGCTTGGAGACGGGCACATTTGCGTGGGTCAGAATGAATCTACTGCCACTGCCCCGCCCGTACACATGCCAGTCCCTGGAACCCCTGGCGTCCATGTCTACTCCACATCAGACAGGCCTTTCCGCTGTCCATCTGTGCTCAAAGTCCCCACTTATCTGAATTATTCGTTTCTGGGGGAGCTGGATTGTGGAGCACCATGTGAACACTCCAGGAGCAGTGGGGGCTACATGTTCTTCAATGACAAAGAGATTTATTTTGCACGCATATGGATCCTCATCTGGTCATCTCTGTGCTGTGCCTCCACCCTATTCACCGTCACCACCTACCTAGTGGACATGCAGCGCTTCAAGTACCCGGAGAGGCCCATCATCTTCCTCTCTGGGTGCTACACCATGGTCTCCATAGCCTATATCGCTGGCTACTTCCTGGGGGACAAGGTGGTGTGCAATGACAGCTTCACCCCAGACGGATACAAGACCATAGTCCAGGGGACCAAGAAGGAGGGCTGCACCATCCTCTTCATGATGCTGTATTTCTTCAGCATGGCCAGCTCCATCTGGTGGGTCATCCTCTCCCTCACCTGGTTCCTGGCAGCTGGGATGAAGTGGGGGCACGAGGCTATTGAGGCCAACTCCCAGTACTTCCACCTGGCAGCCTGGGCTGTGCCCGCCGTGAAGACCATCAGCATCCTGGCCATGGGGCAGATCGAGGGGGACGTGCTCAGTGGGGTGTGCTTTGTGGGCCTCAACAGCCTGAACCCCATACGGGGCTTTGTCCTGGCCCCCCTCTTCATCTACCTCTTCATCGGTACCTCCTTCCTCCTGGCCGGCTTCGTGTCCCTGTTCCGCATCCGCACCATCATGAAGCACGACGGCACCAAGACGGAGAAGCTGGAGCGCCTGATGGTGCGCATCGGGGTGTTCAGCGTGCTCTACACCGTCCCCGCCACCATCGTCATCGCCTGCTTCTTCTACGAGCAGGCCTTCCGCCACCACTGGGAGAGAAGCTGGGTCAGCCGTAACTGTAAAGGCTTAGCCATCCCCTGCCCCATGCAGTACACCCCCCGCATGACCCCCGACTTCACCGTCTACATGATCAAGTACCTGATGACCCTCATAGTGGGCATCACCTCCGGGTTCTGGATCTGGTCTGGCAAGACACTCCACTCCTGGCGTAAGTTCTATACCCGACTCTCAAATGGTAGGCACGGAGAGACCACTGTCTAG
- the LOC115104137 gene encoding coiled-coil domain-containing protein 43-like: MAASMADAGEFEKWLNYRLDSLEVDQEVYGAYILGILQEEESDEEKEDALLGILSAFLEDEKLEDVCKEIISQWAESCARSATKNKEDAEVLAIANLIEKQAQIVVKQKEVSQESRKRKEAKEAVLAQYANITDDEDEAEEEEQAFPASGDKSLFKNTNVEEVLSRKKQQRDQAKEDSHKKKETDKMQREKDKLARQDRKDKEKKRTQKGERKR, from the exons ATGGCGGCGTCCATGGCAGATGCCGGGGAGTTTGAGAAGTGGCTGAATTATCGACTAGACTCCTTAGAAGTGGACCAGGAGGTGTATGGAGCTTATATTTTAGGAATACTTCAAGAGGAGGAGAGTGACGAAGAGAAGGAGGACGCACTGCTAGGAATTCTATCTGCGTTTTTG GAGGATGAGAAACTTGAAGATGTCTGCAAAGAGATCATTAGTCAGTGGGCTGAGAGCTGTGCCCGGTCGGCAACCAAAAACAAGGAGGATG ctGAGGTACTGGCCATTGCCAATCTGATAGAGAAGCAGGCACAGATTGTGGTGAAACAGAAGGAAGTATCTCAGGAGTCCAGGAAGAGGAAAGAAGCTAAAGAAGCAGTCCTGGCTCAATATGCCAATATCACCGATGATGAGGA TGAAGCTGaagaggaggagcaggctttcCCCGCCAGTGGTGATAAAT CCCTGTTTAAGAACACCAACGTGGAGGAGGTTTTGAGCAGGAAGAAGCAGCAGAGGGACCAGGCTAAGGAAGATTCGCATAAGAAGAAAGAGACGGACAAGATGCAGCGCGAGAAGGATAAACTAGCGAGGCAGGACAGGAAGGACAAGGAGAAGAAACGCACACAGAAAGGGGAACGCAAAAGATGA